One window from the genome of Hyperolius riggenbachi isolate aHypRig1 chromosome 6, aHypRig1.pri, whole genome shotgun sequence encodes:
- the LOC137523110 gene encoding maternal B9.15 protein-like has translation MVAYKNIPLEMREEIAAAVEFIKKVGNRLQELEAASVTKFGDKLAELLSTKFLGHWYLDNPQRDQTYRSISSNECYKDVSILEACAYSGLRYEDLALPEPIFIWIDPYKVFSRLGEDCIPHTVATFLPMIRTMANRRSTPMPEAFWVSTKAGLWWTPVTVPETRKNPGVFRIWSPLWFPPEESKEAKRK, from the exons ATGGTTGCTTATAAAAATATCCCATTGGAAATGAGGGAAGAAATTGCCGCCGCTGTGGAGTTTATAAAGAAGGTGGGAAACCGGCTGCAGGAGCTGGAGGCGGCCTCTGTTACCAAATTTGGGGATAAGCTTGCTGAACTTCTGAGCACCAAGTTCCTGGGCCACTGGTACCTGGATAACCCCCAGAGAGACCAGACCTATAG ATCCATCTCCAGTAATGAATGTTACAAAGACGTGAGCATTCTGGAAGCCTGTGCGTATAGTGGACTGCGGTACGAGGACTTGGCACTTCCAGAGCCTATATTTATCTGGATAGACCCATACAAAGTCTTCAGTCG GTTGGGAGAAGATTGTATTCCTCACACAGTGGCGACATTCCTACCCATGATACGCACCATGGCCAACAGAAGGTCCACCCCCATGCCAGAGGCTTTCTGGGTCTCCACCAAAGCTGGTCTGTGGTGGACTCCCGTTACAGTACCTGAAACTCGG AAGAACCCAGGAGTCTTTCGAATATGGTCTCCTTTGTGGTTCCCCCCTGAAGAAAGCAAGGAGGCAAAACGGAAATAG